From a region of the Candidatus Brocadia sp. genome:
- a CDS encoding cysteine dioxygenase family protein encodes MDINLRAFINRLESLPDNPSHDGLKKCLREMDGRQVSIDEYVNFSEQGYKRNVVHVSSRCEISVLCFQTGQHTPIHDHGDSIGVTIIRQGTMTEELFDRQPTGMIVSTFTRRFQTEEFSCVNLTTIHRVSNAHSEGLVMINIYFPPLTVMNFYNLENASVEKWVADYSGVKGT; translated from the coding sequence ATGGATATCAATTTAAGAGCATTCATCAATCGCCTGGAATCGTTGCCGGATAACCCATCCCATGATGGATTAAAAAAATGTTTGCGGGAAATGGATGGAAGGCAGGTGTCTATTGACGAGTATGTAAATTTTTCAGAGCAGGGGTACAAGAGGAATGTCGTTCATGTCAGCAGCAGGTGTGAAATTTCCGTGCTCTGCTTTCAGACGGGGCAACATACCCCAATCCATGATCATGGCGATTCGATTGGCGTTACCATCATACGTCAGGGCACCATGACAGAGGAGTTGTTCGATAGGCAACCCACTGGTATGATTGTCTCAACCTTTACCCGCAGGTTTCAGACGGAGGAATTTTCCTGCGTAAACCTTACCACCATTCACCGCGTATCCAATGCCCACTCAGAGGGATTAGTGATGATTAATATCTATTTTCCTCCCTTGACCGTAATGAATTTCTACAACCTGGAAAATGCCAGCGTAGAAAAATGGGTTGCTGATTATTCCGGCGTGAAGGGCACTTAA
- the ltrA gene encoding group II intron reverse transcriptase/maturase, translating into MLKYHSLRDKVFSLRNLYAAFGHVKKNKGKAGLDRVSIKQFESDLENNIQTIHRELKTAIYNPAPVLRVYIPKGRHDKRPLGIPIVKDRVVQQAFRQIIEPIFEKEFSDNSFGFRPNRCCHDAIKRIEQYKQQGYRNILDADIKAFYDTIPHKLIMNSLREKIADGWVLNSIENMLKAGVMENGIVHETNQGTPQGGVISPLLANLIGDIIDKELEKAGYKFVRYADDFVVMTKTKEELPAALQYVKEIIEGKLEMKLNEDKTRLTNFKRGFRFLGYNFMGKNKGVSMKSLDKLKDAVRDITKRTQGVNLQAVIDTLILS; encoded by the coding sequence ATGCTTAAGTATCATTCTTTAAGAGACAAGGTATTCAGTCTGAGAAACCTTTATGCGGCTTTTGGGCACGTAAAGAAGAATAAAGGCAAGGCTGGTCTCGACAGGGTAAGTATTAAGCAGTTTGAAAGTGACCTTGAGAATAACATACAAACTATTCACAGGGAACTGAAAACCGCCATATACAACCCTGCACCCGTCCTAAGGGTCTACATTCCCAAAGGCAGGCATGACAAGAGACCTCTTGGCATTCCCATTGTCAAGGACAGGGTGGTACAGCAGGCGTTCAGACAAATCATAGAGCCAATATTCGAGAAAGAATTCTCGGATAACAGCTTTGGATTTCGTCCAAACAGATGCTGTCATGATGCTATCAAACGGATTGAACAGTATAAGCAGCAAGGGTATCGGAACATTTTGGACGCCGATATAAAGGCGTTCTATGACACCATACCTCATAAGCTTATCATGAACTCCTTGCGTGAGAAAATCGCTGACGGATGGGTTTTGAACAGTATCGAGAACATGCTCAAGGCAGGGGTCATGGAGAACGGCATCGTGCATGAGACAAATCAAGGCACTCCGCAAGGAGGCGTCATATCTCCCTTGCTTGCAAACCTTATCGGTGACATCATCGACAAGGAGCTTGAAAAGGCAGGATATAAATTTGTCCGCTATGCCGATGACTTCGTTGTCATGACTAAAACGAAAGAAGAACTCCCTGCCGCCCTTCAGTACGTCAAGGAAATCATCGAAGGGAAACTTGAAATGAAGCTGAACGAGGATAAAACCAGGCTCACCAACTTCAAACGAGGCTTCCGGTTTCTCGGATATAATTTCATGGGCAAGAACAAGGGTGTAAGCATGAAATCCCTGGACAAACTCAAGGACGCCGTCAGGGACATCACCAAACGCACACAAGGCGTCAATCTGCAAGCCGTCATTGATACATTAATCCTGTCATAA
- a CDS encoding Glu/Leu/Phe/Val dehydrogenase, with product MRQNAATPNAWETALAQFDQVAKLMSLSVDISQVLRNFDRALTVSVPIRMDDGSLKVFTGFRVQHNAARGPYKGGIRYHPELTFDDLKALAMEMTWKCSLAGVPFGGAKGGIVCNPKTLSKGELERLTRRYTYAIMPIIGIEKDIPAPDVNTNEQIMAWMMDTYSINNGYCTPGIVTGKPINVGGSLGRTDATGLGIAHTIANATRYKKMNPKNLKVVIQGYGNVGSAVGKFLSEMGCRIVAVSSSKGGIYNPKGLDHHALLKHYQESGSFDRFPRAEGITNESLLELPCDVLVPAAMSNQITKENADRIRAKLIVEGANGPTTIEADRRLNERKIPVIPDILANAGGVIVSYFEWVQDVQCYFWCEHEVNEKLKNILDRTYEAVHAFAQEKKLSMRTAAMSIAIKRIADAISVRGLYP from the coding sequence ATGCGGCAAAACGCTGCGACACCAAATGCCTGGGAAACGGCATTGGCACAATTTGATCAGGTGGCAAAACTCATGTCGCTTTCCGTGGACATAAGCCAGGTGCTCAGAAATTTTGACCGGGCGCTAACCGTTTCCGTTCCGATACGGATGGATGATGGTTCTCTGAAGGTATTTACCGGATTCCGGGTACAGCACAATGCGGCGCGCGGTCCTTATAAGGGTGGCATACGGTATCATCCGGAACTTACCTTCGATGACTTAAAGGCGCTGGCAATGGAAATGACGTGGAAGTGCTCTCTGGCTGGTGTGCCGTTTGGAGGCGCGAAGGGTGGCATTGTTTGCAACCCCAAGACCCTTTCAAAAGGCGAACTGGAGAGGCTTACCCGCCGTTATACGTATGCAATCATGCCCATTATCGGAATCGAAAAGGATATCCCGGCCCCTGACGTCAATACCAATGAGCAGATTATGGCATGGATGATGGACACCTACAGCATAAATAATGGCTATTGTACACCGGGAATCGTTACCGGTAAACCCATTAATGTTGGTGGCTCTTTGGGAAGGACGGATGCAACGGGTCTTGGCATTGCCCACACGATTGCGAATGCCACCAGATATAAGAAAATGAACCCAAAAAACCTTAAGGTAGTAATTCAGGGGTATGGAAATGTAGGGTCAGCCGTTGGGAAATTCCTCAGTGAAATGGGATGCAGAATTGTTGCCGTAAGCAGCTCCAAAGGGGGGATCTATAATCCAAAGGGGCTTGATCATCATGCCCTCTTAAAACATTATCAGGAAAGCGGTTCCTTTGACCGCTTTCCCCGCGCCGAAGGGATAACCAATGAGTCGTTGCTGGAGTTGCCGTGTGACGTGCTGGTGCCGGCGGCGATGAGTAATCAGATTACCAAAGAGAATGCGGACAGAATCCGGGCAAAGCTCATTGTTGAGGGCGCCAATGGGCCCACAACGATAGAGGCAGATCGGCGATTAAATGAACGCAAAATACCCGTTATTCCTGATATTCTGGCGAATGCGGGCGGCGTGATTGTTTCCTATTTCGAGTGGGTACAGGACGTGCAGTGCTATTTCTGGTGTGAGCATGAGGTGAATGAAAAACTTAAGAATATCCTGGACCGCACCTACGAAGCGGTACACGCGTTTGCCCAGGAAAAGAAATTGAGCATGCGTACTGCCGCTATGTCAATCGCAATAAAAAGGATAGCGGACGCAATCTCCGTGCGAGGGCTCTATCCATAA
- a CDS encoding c-type cytochrome, which yields MNRIRIAKSFFCGVARLVLTIQGIYAGDFPLFPPIGPLPPVTIPADNPQTEAKVALGKQLYFDPRLSGNNWISCATCHNPVLGFADGLPRMLGGPASKEGGRHSPTVMNTAYNEFQFWDGRAATLEEQALGPIQNPNEMFETLDNVVRKLSGIPEYVKAFQEVFGTGVTADGIAKAIAAFERTIVFANAPFDRYMQGDVHAMSESARRGMDLFQGKAECIKCHNGPNFTDNKFHNIGVPADGPLKEDLGRYNVTRNESDKGAFKTPTLRNITETGPYMHNGFFPTLFEVVQFYNGGGGRSENKSADIHALNLTGQEASDLIEFMKALTGELVQITYQSAPLTFPRVPVGF from the coding sequence ATGAACAGGATAAGAATTGCAAAATCATTTTTTTGTGGTGTTGCCAGACTGGTTTTAACAATACAGGGAATTTACGCCGGTGATTTCCCGCTTTTTCCTCCCATCGGACCCCTGCCTCCGGTAACCATACCGGCGGATAATCCGCAAACCGAGGCAAAGGTCGCGTTGGGCAAGCAGCTCTATTTTGATCCCCGGCTTTCCGGAAATAACTGGATCAGTTGCGCTACCTGTCATAACCCGGTTTTGGGCTTTGCAGACGGCTTGCCCAGGATGCTGGGCGGTCCGGCGTCAAAGGAAGGCGGAAGGCACTCTCCTACGGTCATGAATACCGCCTATAATGAATTCCAGTTTTGGGATGGCCGGGCGGCTACCTTAGAAGAACAGGCGCTGGGCCCTATTCAGAATCCGAATGAGATGTTTGAAACACTTGATAATGTCGTACGAAAGCTCAGCGGAATTCCTGAGTATGTCAAGGCGTTTCAGGAGGTGTTTGGGACCGGTGTCACCGCTGACGGTATTGCCAAGGCAATTGCCGCATTTGAACGAACTATTGTATTTGCAAATGCTCCTTTTGACCGCTATATGCAAGGGGATGTGCATGCGATGAGCGAATCGGCGCGGCGTGGTATGGATTTGTTTCAGGGCAAGGCAGAGTGTATCAAATGCCATAACGGACCAAATTTTACTGACAATAAATTTCATAATATCGGAGTGCCTGCAGATGGGCCACTCAAAGAAGATTTGGGACGGTACAACGTTACCAGGAACGAGTCTGATAAAGGGGCATTCAAGACACCCACCCTGAGGAATATTACCGAAACAGGCCCCTATATGCATAACGGGTTTTTTCCTACGTTGTTTGAGGTAGTCCAGTTTTATAACGGCGGAGGTGGGAGAAGTGAAAACAAAAGCGCTGACATTCATGCCCTGAATTTGACCGGACAGGAGGCCAGTGATCTGATTGAGTTTATGAAGGCGCTGACGGGAGAATTGGTGCAGATCACATACCAGAGCGCGCCACTTACCTTTCCCCGGGTGCCGGTGGGTTTTTAA